A DNA window from Allokutzneria albata contains the following coding sequences:
- the rpsO gene encoding 30S ribosomal protein S15 — MALSTEQKKNILGEYAVREGDTGSPEAQVALLSKRISGLTEHLKVHKHDHHSRRGLLLMVGRRRRLLNYLAKVDIERYRSLIQRLGLRR, encoded by the coding sequence GTGGCTCTGTCCACCGAGCAGAAGAAGAACATCCTCGGCGAGTACGCCGTCCGCGAGGGCGACACCGGCTCCCCCGAGGCCCAGGTGGCCCTGCTGAGCAAGCGCATCAGCGGTCTCACCGAGCACCTGAAGGTGCACAAGCACGACCACCACTCCCGCCGGGGTCTGCTGCTGATGGTCGGCCGTCGCCGCCGTCTGCTGAACTACCTGGCCAAGGTGGACATCGAGCGCTACCGGTCGCTGATCCAGCGCCTCGGCCTGCGCCGCTGA
- a CDS encoding helix-turn-helix transcriptional regulator — protein MDDQKIVQRNLALQREWYGEPLGDRVRRLVVAYSTSQAQLAEVLGISAPMLSQVMSGRRAKIGNPAVLARLVMLERRVLTAGVAAGEREAVERALEEVRTSQPTVGLDTLPVDERGADQAAVARLRELAVADELAGAARLLGERYPALSGLLARAAAEGD, from the coding sequence GTGGACGACCAGAAGATCGTGCAGCGCAACCTCGCGCTGCAGAGGGAGTGGTACGGCGAGCCCCTCGGCGACCGCGTGCGGCGGCTGGTGGTGGCCTACTCCACCTCGCAGGCGCAGCTGGCCGAGGTGCTCGGGATCAGCGCCCCCATGCTCAGCCAGGTGATGAGCGGCCGCCGGGCCAAGATCGGCAACCCCGCCGTGCTGGCCAGGCTGGTGATGCTGGAGCGCCGGGTGCTCACCGCCGGGGTGGCCGCGGGCGAGCGGGAGGCGGTGGAGCGCGCGCTGGAGGAGGTCCGCACCTCGCAGCCGACCGTCGGCCTGGACACGCTCCCCGTCGACGAGCGCGGCGCCGACCAGGCCGCCGTCGCCCGGCTGCGGGAGCTGGCCGTCGCCGACGAGCTGGCCGGGGCCGCGCGCCTGCTGGGCGAGCGCTACCCCGCCCTGTCCGGCCTCCTCGCCCGCGCCGCCGCCGAGGGCGACTGA
- a CDS encoding bifunctional riboflavin kinase/FAD synthetase, with the protein MQRWRGLEHLPGGWGRCVLTVGVFDGVHRGHQQLIKRAVELARDRDLPCVLMTFDPHPSEVVRPGSHPAQLTTLRRRAELVEQLGVDVFCVLPFTPDVARIPADEFVHEILVDRLHAAAVVVGENFNFGHRAQGDVALLETLGRRFGFVTEGARLLSDEQVTFSSTYIRACIDAGDVVAAAAALGRPHRVEGIVVRGDGRGRELGFPTANLSTARTAAVPADGVYACRFVDIGHGRPGSTPKFPEPRMAAVSVGTNPTFSGRERRVEAFVLDTDEDLYGQRVALDFVARLRGQERYDSVEALIEQMHLDVAKTRELLADG; encoded by the coding sequence GTGCAGCGTTGGCGTGGACTAGAGCACCTGCCCGGGGGCTGGGGTCGTTGCGTGCTGACCGTCGGTGTCTTCGACGGCGTGCACCGGGGGCACCAGCAGTTGATCAAGAGGGCGGTGGAGCTGGCCCGCGACCGCGACCTCCCGTGCGTGCTGATGACCTTCGACCCGCACCCGTCCGAGGTGGTCCGCCCCGGCAGTCACCCCGCGCAGCTGACCACCCTGCGCCGGCGCGCGGAACTGGTGGAGCAGCTGGGCGTCGACGTGTTCTGCGTGCTGCCGTTCACGCCGGACGTCGCGCGCATCCCGGCCGACGAGTTCGTGCACGAGATCCTCGTCGACCGGCTGCACGCGGCGGCCGTGGTGGTGGGGGAGAACTTCAACTTCGGCCACCGGGCGCAGGGCGACGTCGCGCTGCTGGAGACGCTGGGCCGCCGCTTCGGTTTCGTCACCGAGGGCGCGCGGCTGCTCTCCGACGAGCAGGTCACCTTCTCCTCCACCTACATCCGCGCGTGCATCGACGCGGGTGACGTGGTCGCGGCCGCCGCGGCGCTCGGCCGCCCGCACCGGGTCGAGGGCATCGTGGTCCGGGGCGACGGTCGTGGCCGCGAACTCGGCTTCCCCACGGCGAACCTGTCCACCGCGCGCACCGCGGCCGTGCCCGCGGACGGCGTGTACGCGTGCCGCTTCGTCGACATCGGCCACGGCCGTCCCGGCTCGACGCCGAAGTTCCCCGAGCCGCGGATGGCGGCGGTGTCCGTCGGCACCAACCCGACGTTCTCCGGGCGGGAGCGCCGGGTGGAGGCGTTCGTGCTCGACACCGACGAGGACCTGTACGGCCAGCGGGTCGCGTTGGACTTCGTCGCCAGGTTGCGCGGTCAGGAGCGCTACGACAGCGTCGAGGCGTTGATCGAACAGATGCACCTCGACGTGGCGAAGACCCGCGAGCTGCTGGCTGACGGGTGA
- the truB gene encoding tRNA pseudouridine(55) synthase TruB: MTRARRDRRSDRPTSNVPPGLVIVDKPDGMTSHDVVARVRRIMGTRKVGHAGTLDPMATGVLVLGIERATKLLGHLALDTKAYLATIRLGAATTTDDAQGEVLSTADASTVDEAAITEGIGALTGAIEQVPSAVSAVKIDGKRAYARVRDGETVELKARPVTVQRFDVLSLRREETFTDLDVLVECSSGTYVRALARDLGAGLGVGGHLAALRRTRVGPFGIALARTLEQLEAEPKLALDLTSAVAAAFPRRDVSEADAAALLTGKRLRGAGIAGTHGVFDPSGKAIALAEEVEGRTRSLVVLSLDG; encoded by the coding sequence GTGACAAGAGCACGACGGGACCGCAGGTCCGACCGTCCGACATCGAACGTCCCGCCCGGGCTGGTCATCGTGGACAAGCCCGACGGGATGACCTCGCACGACGTGGTCGCGCGGGTGCGGCGGATCATGGGCACCCGCAAGGTGGGCCACGCGGGCACGCTCGACCCGATGGCCACCGGCGTGCTGGTGCTGGGCATCGAGCGGGCGACCAAGCTGCTCGGCCACCTCGCGCTGGACACCAAGGCGTACCTGGCCACCATCCGCCTCGGCGCGGCCACGACCACCGACGACGCCCAGGGCGAGGTGCTGTCCACCGCTGACGCGTCCACTGTGGACGAAGCGGCGATCACCGAGGGCATCGGCGCGCTCACCGGCGCGATCGAGCAGGTCCCGAGCGCGGTCAGCGCGGTCAAGATCGACGGCAAGCGCGCGTACGCCAGGGTCCGCGACGGCGAGACCGTCGAGCTGAAGGCGCGTCCCGTCACGGTGCAGCGCTTCGACGTCCTCTCGTTGCGGCGCGAAGAGACCTTCACCGATCTCGACGTGTTGGTGGAGTGCTCCTCCGGCACCTACGTGCGCGCGCTGGCCCGCGACCTCGGCGCCGGGCTCGGCGTCGGCGGCCACCTCGCGGCGCTGCGCCGCACCCGCGTCGGCCCGTTCGGCATCGCCCTCGCCCGCACCCTGGAGCAGCTCGAGGCGGAGCCGAAGCTCGCGCTGGACCTCACTTCGGCCGTCGCGGCGGCCTTCCCCCGGCGCGACGTGAGCGAGGCCGACGCCGCCGCGCTGCTCACCGGCAAGCGCCTGCGCGGGGCCGGGATCGCGGGCACGCACGGGGTTTTCGACCCCAGCGGCAAGGCGATCGCGCTCGCCGAGGAGGTCGAGGGCCGGACCCGTTCCCTCGTGGTGCTGAGCCTGGACGGCTGA
- a CDS encoding MFS transporter, with the protein MPSVERATRQGWLVWTIAVAIYVAAVFHRTSLGVAGLQAGERFGVGPAALGVFTVLQVGVYALMQIPTGVLVDRFGPRRVLTVAALLMGTGQLLFAVADSYALALVARAVLGSGDAMTWVSLLRLIAGHFPGRQYSVVVSFSGALGAAGNLVSTVPLTLALDNVGWTWTFLAVGVLTAAYAVLAVLKLRDHPAGHEVRAADPVSPRQVLRRVSESWSVPGTRLGFWVHFSTMFGPAVLGLLWGFPYLVEAQGMDPRAASALLSVLVLGGVVGSPVVGALIGRRPEHRMPIVVGYLLSALVVWTVLLCWPGGHVPTPFIAVGLFVLSLGGPASAVAFALARDYNPLRVVGTATGVVNVGGFTATTVAALSVGVLLELTRSLGPATSFRIALIAVAAVLVFGTWRTAVWWRRARGVVFAAEARGEQVPVQLRHGRWDEDLALAA; encoded by the coding sequence TTGCCTTCGGTCGAGCGCGCCACCCGCCAGGGCTGGCTGGTCTGGACCATTGCGGTAGCCATCTACGTCGCGGCGGTCTTCCACCGCACCTCGCTCGGTGTCGCCGGTCTCCAGGCCGGTGAGCGCTTCGGGGTCGGCCCCGCCGCACTCGGCGTCTTCACCGTCCTCCAGGTCGGTGTGTACGCCCTCATGCAGATCCCCACCGGCGTGCTCGTGGACCGCTTCGGCCCGCGCCGGGTGCTGACCGTCGCGGCCCTGCTGATGGGCACCGGTCAGCTGCTGTTCGCCGTCGCCGACTCCTACGCCCTCGCTCTCGTCGCCCGCGCGGTGCTGGGCAGCGGCGACGCCATGACCTGGGTCAGCCTGCTGCGGTTGATCGCCGGTCACTTCCCCGGCCGCCAGTACTCGGTGGTCGTGTCGTTCTCCGGAGCCCTCGGCGCGGCGGGCAACCTCGTCTCGACGGTTCCGCTCACGCTCGCGCTGGACAACGTCGGCTGGACGTGGACCTTCCTCGCCGTCGGTGTGCTCACCGCCGCCTACGCCGTCCTCGCCGTCCTGAAGCTGCGCGACCACCCGGCGGGGCACGAGGTGCGCGCTGCCGATCCCGTGTCGCCTCGCCAGGTACTGCGTCGCGTCTCCGAGTCGTGGAGCGTGCCGGGGACGCGCCTCGGCTTCTGGGTGCACTTCTCGACCATGTTCGGTCCGGCGGTGCTCGGCCTGCTCTGGGGTTTCCCGTACCTCGTCGAGGCGCAGGGCATGGACCCGCGCGCGGCGAGCGCGCTGCTCAGCGTTCTGGTGCTCGGCGGTGTCGTCGGCAGCCCGGTCGTGGGCGCGCTGATCGGTCGTCGGCCGGAGCACCGCATGCCGATCGTGGTCGGTTACCTGCTCAGCGCGCTGGTCGTGTGGACCGTGCTGCTGTGCTGGCCGGGCGGGCACGTGCCGACGCCGTTCATCGCGGTCGGCCTCTTCGTGCTCTCCCTGGGCGGGCCCGCGTCCGCGGTCGCGTTCGCCCTCGCGCGTGACTACAACCCGCTGCGCGTGGTCGGCACCGCGACTGGCGTGGTCAACGTCGGTGGCTTCACGGCGACGACGGTGGCCGCCCTCTCGGTCGGGGTGCTGCTGGAGCTGACGCGGTCCCTGGGGCCCGCCACCTCGTTCCGCATCGCCCTGATCGCCGTGGCCGCGGTGCTGGTGTTCGGCACCTGGCGCACGGCGGTCTGGTGGCGCCGGGCTCGCGGTGTCGTCTTCGCCGCCGAGGCCCGTGGCGAGCAGGTCCCCGTCCAGCTCCGGCACGGCCGGTGGGACGAGGACCTGGCCCTCGCCGCCTGA
- a CDS encoding MATE family efflux transporter, producing MKVVESPRRVLGLALPALGVLAAEPLYLLVDTAVVGHLGAVPLAALAIGGIVLAQVSTQLTFLSYGTTARTARLHGAGRRADAVAEGVQATWLAVVVGLVLVLAGQLLAGPIAHALAGPGAVADAAVGWLRIALLGAPLVLITMAGNGWMRGVQDTARPLRYVLAGNGISAVLCPVLVYWADWGLAGSAVANVVAQVISAALFVRALVVQRVPLRPIPRLMRAQLGLGRDLILRSLAFQACFVSAAAVAARTSAEAAAAHQVVLQLWTFLSLVLDSLAIAAQSLVGAALGSSDSPRAKALARQITIYGLWFGVALGVVFAALATVLPPVFSPDPAVLAQIPHAWWFFVALQPIAGVVFALDGVLLGAGDAAYLRTATITSAVLGFLPLVWLSLATGWGLAGVWTALSAFMLIRLAAVLLRARSGEWAVPGAVR from the coding sequence GTGAAGGTTGTGGAGTCACCGCGGCGCGTGCTGGGTCTGGCGTTGCCCGCGCTCGGCGTGCTGGCGGCGGAGCCGCTGTACCTCCTGGTGGACACGGCGGTCGTCGGCCATCTCGGCGCGGTCCCGCTGGCGGCGCTCGCGATCGGCGGGATCGTCCTCGCCCAGGTCTCCACGCAGCTGACCTTCCTGTCCTACGGCACGACCGCTCGCACGGCGCGGCTGCACGGTGCCGGTCGGCGAGCGGACGCGGTCGCGGAGGGCGTGCAGGCGACCTGGCTGGCCGTGGTGGTCGGCCTGGTCCTGGTGCTGGCCGGGCAGCTGCTCGCCGGCCCGATCGCGCACGCGCTCGCCGGTCCCGGCGCGGTCGCCGACGCGGCGGTGGGCTGGTTGCGCATCGCGTTGCTCGGCGCGCCGCTGGTGTTGATCACGATGGCGGGCAACGGGTGGATGCGCGGCGTGCAGGACACCGCTCGACCACTGCGATATGTGTTGGCGGGCAACGGGATCTCAGCCGTTCTGTGCCCGGTCCTGGTGTACTGGGCGGACTGGGGGCTCGCGGGTTCCGCCGTGGCCAACGTGGTGGCGCAGGTGATCTCCGCCGCGCTCTTCGTTCGGGCGCTGGTGGTGCAACGCGTTCCGCTGCGCCCGATCCCGCGGTTGATGCGCGCGCAGCTCGGCCTCGGTCGCGATCTCATCCTGCGCAGTCTGGCGTTCCAGGCGTGCTTCGTTTCCGCGGCGGCAGTGGCCGCGCGCACCTCGGCGGAGGCGGCTGCCGCGCACCAGGTCGTGCTGCAGCTCTGGACCTTCCTGTCGCTCGTGCTGGATTCGCTGGCGATCGCGGCGCAGTCGCTCGTGGGCGCGGCGCTGGGATCCTCGGACTCCCCACGCGCGAAAGCTCTTGCCCGGCAGATCACCATCTACGGCCTCTGGTTCGGCGTTGCCCTCGGGGTGGTCTTCGCGGCACTGGCGACGGTGCTGCCGCCCGTGTTCAGCCCCGACCCCGCGGTGCTCGCGCAGATCCCGCACGCGTGGTGGTTCTTCGTCGCGCTGCAACCCATCGCGGGTGTTGTGTTCGCTTTGGACGGGGTGCTGCTCGGTGCGGGCGACGCGGCCTACCTCCGCACCGCGACGATCACGTCCGCCGTGCTCGGCTTCCTCCCGCTGGTGTGGCTGTCCCTGGCGACGGGCTGGGGCCTCGCCGGTGTCTGGACCGCCCTGTCCGCCTTCATGCTCATCCGCCTCGCCGCGGTGCTCCTGCGCGCCCGCTCCGGCGAGTGGGCCGTCCCCGGCGCCGTCCGCTAG
- a CDS encoding DHH family phosphoesterase, translating into MRDEQGLRRAARLLTDAPDVTLLAHVNPDADALGSAVALGIALQRRGATVRVSFGHPAEVPESLRGLDPTGIVVPVEDVPAVPPLLVALDAGSVDRLGVLGDRVAATAAAGGEVIVLDHHVSNTRFGTINVVDDQAEATAVIVLRVLDELGAKVDEPIARCLYAGLATDTRCFRIATGGTYATAARLVEAGVDPDATLRPLLDTHPFGWMGMLATVLGGAGLEPDSAQGLGFVHAAVRAADAEGLRGEDVDSVIDILRTTREAEVAAVFKETGPSTWTVSLRATSRLDVGAVAESLGGGGHRLASGVTLRCGLEEAVDQVRSALESAPPVN; encoded by the coding sequence GTGCGGGACGAGCAGGGTCTCCGGCGCGCGGCGCGGTTGCTGACCGACGCGCCGGACGTCACCCTGCTCGCCCACGTCAACCCCGATGCCGACGCGCTCGGCTCGGCGGTGGCGCTGGGCATCGCCCTGCAGCGGCGCGGTGCCACCGTGCGGGTGTCCTTCGGGCATCCCGCGGAGGTGCCGGAGTCGCTGCGCGGGCTGGACCCGACCGGCATCGTGGTGCCCGTCGAGGACGTGCCCGCGGTGCCGCCGCTGCTGGTGGCGCTGGACGCGGGCAGCGTCGACCGGCTCGGCGTGCTCGGTGACCGGGTGGCCGCGACCGCTGCGGCCGGGGGCGAGGTGATCGTGCTCGACCACCACGTCTCCAACACCCGCTTCGGCACGATCAACGTGGTCGACGACCAGGCCGAGGCCACGGCGGTGATCGTGCTGCGCGTGCTGGACGAGCTCGGGGCGAAGGTCGACGAGCCGATCGCCCGCTGCCTCTACGCGGGCCTGGCCACCGACACGCGCTGCTTCCGCATCGCCACCGGCGGGACGTACGCGACCGCGGCCCGGCTCGTGGAGGCCGGGGTCGATCCGGATGCCACCCTGCGCCCGTTGCTGGACACCCACCCGTTCGGCTGGATGGGCATGCTCGCGACGGTGCTCGGCGGGGCCGGTCTGGAGCCGGATTCGGCTCAAGGACTGGGTTTCGTGCACGCCGCCGTCCGCGCCGCCGATGCCGAGGGGCTGCGCGGCGAGGACGTGGACAGCGTGATCGACATCCTGCGCACCACCCGCGAGGCCGAGGTCGCCGCGGTGTTCAAGGAGACCGGCCCGTCGACGTGGACGGTCTCGCTGCGCGCCACCAGCCGGCTCGACGTCGGGGCCGTCGCCGAGTCCCTGGGTGGCGGTGGTCACCGTCTCGCCTCGGGAGTGACCCTCCGCTGCGGGCTGGAAGAGGCAGTTGACCAGGTGCGTTCCGCCTTGGAGTCCGCTCCGCCGGTGAACTGA
- the rbfA gene encoding 30S ribosome-binding factor RbfA, with amino-acid sequence MADQARARRLAKRIAQIVASALEHDVKDPRLAMVTVTDAKVTADLREATVFYTVFGDDADHAGTAAALASSTGVLRSLVGQRTGVRFTPTLSFVLDAVPDTARQVEELLAKAQAADADVARIAAGAKPAGEADPYRKPREAEEDE; translated from the coding sequence GTGGCCGACCAGGCCCGCGCCCGCAGGCTCGCCAAGCGGATCGCGCAGATCGTGGCGTCCGCGCTGGAGCACGACGTGAAGGACCCGCGCCTGGCGATGGTCACGGTGACCGACGCCAAGGTCACCGCGGACCTGCGCGAGGCGACCGTGTTCTACACCGTTTTCGGCGATGACGCCGACCACGCCGGAACCGCGGCGGCACTGGCCAGTTCGACCGGTGTGCTGCGGTCGCTGGTCGGCCAGCGCACCGGCGTCCGGTTCACCCCGACGCTGTCCTTCGTGCTGGACGCGGTGCCGGACACCGCCCGGCAGGTGGAGGAGCTGCTGGCGAAGGCCCAGGCGGCCGACGCCGACGTGGCCCGGATCGCCGCGGGCGCCAAGCCCGCCGGTGAGGCCGATCCGTACCGCAAGCCCCGCGAAGCGGAAGAGGACGAGTAG
- a CDS encoding DUF503 domain-containing protein, with translation MYVGSLELDVLFGDVHSLKEKRSVVRPVIAELRKRFEVAAAEAGYQDLHRRALIGVSAVAGDTEHVRQVLSACERLVAGRPELELLSARHRMFGPEDD, from the coding sequence GTGTACGTGGGATCGTTGGAGCTGGACGTCCTGTTCGGGGACGTGCACTCGCTCAAGGAGAAGCGCTCCGTGGTGCGGCCGGTCATCGCCGAGCTGCGCAAGCGCTTCGAGGTGGCCGCCGCCGAGGCCGGCTACCAGGACCTGCACCGCCGCGCCCTGATCGGGGTCTCGGCGGTCGCGGGGGACACCGAGCACGTACGCCAGGTCCTCTCGGCCTGCGAACGGCTCGTGGCGGGGCGGCCCGAGCTGGAGCTGCTCTCCGCCCGGCACCGGATGTTCGGGCCGGAGGACGACTGA
- the infB gene encoding translation initiation factor IF-2 — protein sequence MAGKARVHELAKELGVTSKDVLNKLKELGEFVKSASSTVEAPVARKLRDSYPGGKADKRPAAPKPGPPAPKPGPAPQSGAPAPGPKPAPAVSAAPSSEAKPAPRPGPAPKPGPRPPAPKPVEQAKPAPAPSVTPAEAKPAAAKPAAPAPKAPEQAPKPATPAAPAASSGVKPGPRPGPKPPQAGPSVVPPKPQAPKPGPRAPRVGNNPFGVGGGAPAQRPQAPGPRPGAPRPGGDARPGGEARPGPGGEGRPAPAPRGDARPGGPRPTPGNMPPRPNPGMMPPRPQRPSGGAGGGRGGPGGGRGGPGGAGGRGGPGGGGGFRPGGGGGGGFRGGGGGGGGFRPGGGGGAGAPAGGGAGGFRPGGGGFRPGGGGGGRGRAGGTAGAFGRPGGPSRKGRKSKRQKRQEFDNMQAPSIGGVRLPKGQGEVVRLARGASLTDFADKINANPAALVQAMFHLGEMVTATQSVSDEILELLGQEMNYRVQVVSPEEEDRELLESFDISYGEDEGTEEDLEFRPPVVTVMGHVDHGKTRLLDTIRKANVHEGEAGGITQHIGAYQVAAELDGRERLITFIDTPGHEAFTAMRARGANSTDIAVIVVAADDGVMPQTVEAINHAQAANVPIVVAVNKIDKPEANPQKIRQQLTDYGLVAEEYGGETMFVDISARQNINIQGLLEAILLTADATLDLRANPDMQAQGIAIEAHLDRGRGAVATVLVQRGTLRVGDSIVAGDAYGRVRRMVDEYNEDVIEATPSRPVQVIGFTSVPGAGDTFLVVDEDRVARQIADRRRARERNAQQAAKRKRVSLEDLDAALKETRQLNLIIKGDNSGTVEALESALLKLDVGEDVELRVIHRGVGGITEGDINLAIADNVIVLGFNVRAEGKATELANREGVDVRYYTVIYQAIDEIEAALKGMLKPIYEEVGLGKAEVREVFKSSKFGTIAGCLVMSGEIKRNSKARLLRDNVVVADNLSITSLRRFKDDATEVREGYECGITLGSFGDLKIGDSIETFEMREKPRS from the coding sequence GTGGCAGGCAAGGCCCGTGTGCACGAGCTCGCGAAAGAGCTCGGTGTCACCAGCAAGGACGTACTGAACAAGCTCAAGGAGCTTGGTGAGTTCGTGAAGTCGGCGTCCTCCACCGTGGAGGCGCCGGTCGCCCGCAAGCTGCGGGACTCCTACCCGGGCGGCAAGGCGGACAAGCGTCCCGCCGCGCCCAAGCCCGGGCCCCCGGCTCCCAAGCCCGGCCCGGCACCGCAGTCCGGTGCCCCGGCCCCGGGTCCCAAGCCCGCGCCGGCGGTGTCCGCTGCGCCTTCTTCGGAGGCCAAGCCGGCGCCGCGCCCCGGCCCCGCGCCCAAGCCCGGCCCCCGGCCGCCGGCCCCCAAGCCGGTCGAGCAGGCCAAGCCCGCTCCGGCCCCGTCGGTGACCCCCGCCGAGGCCAAGCCGGCCGCGGCGAAGCCGGCCGCTCCCGCGCCGAAGGCGCCCGAGCAGGCCCCCAAGCCCGCGACGCCCGCGGCCCCGGCCGCCTCGTCCGGGGTCAAGCCCGGCCCGCGCCCCGGCCCCAAGCCGCCGCAGGCCGGCCCGTCCGTCGTCCCGCCGAAGCCGCAGGCCCCGAAGCCGGGTCCGCGCGCTCCCCGGGTCGGCAACAACCCGTTCGGCGTCGGTGGCGGTGCTCCCGCCCAGCGCCCGCAGGCCCCCGGCCCGCGTCCGGGTGCCCCGCGTCCCGGCGGCGACGCCCGCCCGGGTGGCGAGGCCCGTCCCGGTCCCGGTGGCGAGGGCCGTCCGGCCCCGGCCCCGCGCGGTGACGCGCGTCCCGGTGGCCCGCGTCCCACCCCCGGCAACATGCCCCCGCGCCCGAACCCCGGCATGATGCCGCCCCGGCCGCAGCGTCCCTCCGGCGGTGCCGGTGGCGGTCGCGGTGGTCCCGGTGGCGGTCGTGGCGGTCCCGGCGGTGCCGGTGGCCGTGGTGGTCCCGGCGGCGGTGGCGGCTTCCGTCCCGGTGGCGGCGGAGGCGGCGGCTTCCGCGGCGGCGGTGGCGGTGGCGGCGGCTTCCGTCCCGGTGGTGGCGGCGGTGCCGGTGCTCCCGCTGGCGGCGGTGCCGGTGGTTTCCGTCCCGGTGGCGGTGGGTTCCGCCCGGGTGGTGGCGGCGGTGGCCGCGGCCGCGCCGGTGGCACCGCGGGCGCGTTCGGCCGTCCCGGCGGCCCGAGCCGCAAGGGCCGCAAGTCGAAGCGGCAGAAGCGGCAGGAGTTCGACAACATGCAGGCCCCGTCCATCGGTGGCGTGCGGTTGCCGAAGGGCCAGGGCGAGGTCGTCCGGCTGGCGCGCGGCGCCTCGCTGACCGACTTCGCCGACAAGATCAACGCCAACCCGGCCGCGCTGGTGCAGGCGATGTTCCACCTCGGCGAGATGGTCACGGCGACCCAGTCGGTCTCCGACGAGATCCTCGAGCTGCTGGGCCAGGAGATGAACTACCGGGTCCAGGTCGTCAGCCCCGAGGAGGAGGACCGCGAGCTGCTCGAGTCCTTCGACATCAGCTACGGCGAGGACGAGGGCACCGAGGAGGACCTGGAGTTCCGTCCGCCGGTGGTGACCGTCATGGGTCACGTCGACCACGGTAAGACCCGCCTGCTCGACACGATCCGCAAGGCGAACGTGCACGAGGGCGAGGCCGGTGGCATCACCCAGCACATCGGTGCCTACCAGGTGGCGGCGGAGCTGGACGGCCGCGAGCGGCTGATCACCTTCATCGACACCCCCGGTCACGAGGCGTTCACCGCCATGCGTGCCCGCGGTGCGAACTCCACCGACATCGCGGTGATCGTGGTCGCCGCCGACGACGGTGTGATGCCGCAGACGGTGGAGGCGATCAACCACGCCCAGGCGGCGAACGTGCCGATCGTGGTCGCGGTGAACAAGATCGACAAGCCGGAGGCGAACCCGCAGAAGATCCGGCAGCAGCTCACCGACTACGGCCTGGTCGCCGAGGAGTACGGCGGCGAGACGATGTTCGTCGACATCTCCGCGCGGCAGAACATCAACATCCAGGGCCTGCTGGAGGCGATCCTGCTGACCGCGGACGCCACGCTGGACCTGCGCGCCAACCCGGACATGCAGGCCCAGGGCATCGCGATCGAGGCGCACCTCGACCGCGGCCGCGGTGCCGTCGCCACCGTCCTGGTCCAGCGCGGCACGCTGCGCGTCGGTGACTCGATCGTCGCCGGTGACGCGTACGGCCGCGTGCGCAGGATGGTCGACGAGTACAACGAGGACGTCATCGAGGCGACCCCGTCGCGTCCGGTCCAGGTCATCGGGTTCACGTCCGTGCCGGGCGCGGGTGACACCTTCCTCGTCGTCGACGAGGACCGCGTCGCCCGCCAGATCGCCGACCGGCGCCGCGCCCGCGAGCGCAACGCCCAGCAGGCGGCCAAGCGCAAGCGCGTGAGCCTGGAGGACCTGGACGCGGCCCTGAAGGAGACGCGCCAGCTCAACCTGATCATCAAGGGCGACAACTCCGGTACCGTCGAGGCACTGGAGAGCGCCCTGTTGAAGCTGGACGTCGGCGAGGACGTCGAGCTGCGGGTCATCCACCGCGGCGTCGGCGGCATCACCGAGGGCGACATCAACCTCGCCATCGCCGACAACGTGATCGTGCTCGGCTTCAACGTCCGCGCGGAGGGCAAGGCCACCGAGCTGGCCAACCGCGAGGGCGTGGACGTCCGCTACTACACGGTCATCTACCAGGCGATCGACGAGATCGAGGCCGCGCTCAAGGGCATGCTCAAGCCGATCTACGAAGAGGTCGGTCTGGGCAAGGCCGAGGTCCGCGAGGTCTTCAAGTCCTCCAAGTTCGGCACCATCGCCGGCTGCCTGGTCATGTCCGGTGAGATCAAGCGCAACTCCAAAGCGCGTCTGCTCCGCGACAACGTCGTGGTGGCCGACAACCTCTCGATCACCTCGCTGCGCCGCTTCAAGGACGACGCGACCGAGGTCCGCGAGGGCTACGAGTGCGGTATCACGCTCGGCTCGTTCGGCGATCTGAAGATCGGCGACTCGATCGAGACGTTCGAGATGCGCGAGAAGCCGCGCAGCTGA
- a CDS encoding YlxR family protein produces the protein MHTSVVRTCVGCRTRALAAELLRVVVSGDCAVPDPRRRLPGRGAWLHPDPECLRLAERRRAFPRALRFTGPLDTAPVGSHLAKAARLSTDEGTSPSRNTKEAGRPIMNQP, from the coding sequence ATGCACACGTCTGTTGTTCGAACGTGCGTGGGATGCCGCACCCGGGCGCTCGCCGCTGAGCTTCTGCGCGTGGTGGTCTCGGGCGATTGTGCGGTGCCCGACCCCCGGCGTCGGCTCCCGGGACGGGGCGCCTGGTTGCACCCCGATCCCGAGTGCCTTCGCCTCGCCGAACGGCGCAGGGCGTTCCCGCGGGCACTGCGCTTCACCGGCCCGCTCGACACCGCCCCGGTCGGCTCCCACCTCGCCAAGGCAGCCCGGCTCTCGACCGACGAGGGAACCTCCCCGTCGCGCAATACGAAGGAAGCAGGTCGACCGATCATGAATCAGCCGTGA